The Bombyx mori chromosome 8, ASM3026992v2 genomic sequence TCCTAGCGGCGACATCGTGTACTCCGCCAGTCGGGATAAAACTATCAAAGCCTGGGAGGTCGCCACTGGGTAAGGAATCTACACGAACAGAACTCAAGGGAATTGATTATTTTTGGTCCAATAGCCATGTAATATCATTGAAAGCGTGAGATCCACGGTCTCTTGGGAATCGCGGGTCTGTAATATAGCCGTACATTGCGAACAAATTCTTCACGGTGGAGTGAGTGAATGAACGAATgatataacaaaaaacaatttggGATGTTTAAAATGAAATGTTGACATCAGACCCTTATTTTCGGTCAGGGGACCGAACCTCTTACAAGGTGTCCGCACCTAGGGGGCACGCGGTGTGTGTGGGACTTGCCGGTCCGCTGCGGTCGGGAACAGACCGCGGgtccaaggatatttttaggaTCCTACCCAtcaaacgactccccttgcactctctcTCACCCGGCGTCCGATCTTCGAGAATCATCCAAGAATTTATCTAGTTTTCgtaactataataattatgtcATTAAAAGTAGATAACGGACACTAATAATATTCAcaatttaacataatttttttctttttttattataaacacttAAGTTGGAAAACTCTCAATGTGACAACGTACATtcagatttataaaatttaaagtgaGGTcacttaaatatgtatgtaccttaAATTTTGAATAGGTACTGCATCAAGACATACAAAGGTCACCGCGAGTGGGTGCGTATGGTGCGCGTGTCGCCGGACGGGACCCTGCTCGCTTCCTGCTCAAACGATCAGACCGTGCGCATATGGAACGCGGACACTAATGAATGCAAGGTACGTACCTTACCTACTAACTTACCTACCTTAAATAGGTCATTATGATCGTAAGCTGTCAATACCTACCTCCCAACTCACATTTTTactgaaactagtggtcccccagtagtcgaaattagactataattaattgaaattataagtttgtacactattatgattctattgtcaaaggctattatacttctataatcacagacaggttagcgtggtatggagtACGGATAGGTAGAGAGAAGGTGCATGTAactagatgtatggaaatggtagtgcaaggtagaggggaaagaagtcgaccgaagaagacatggtcCATCCATCCATgtttgaatgacgatatgagagatagaggaatgagtgttgaaataacggctgatagaagagaatggaagagaaaaatttgctgtgccggccccacctagtggggataaggtggagaaaaagaagagaatcagatttcgccaaggctacactatagacaaatattaataaagacaaacgatatttaatctattctcaatttgaccacagaaaagtttgacaataaacaaatggcatgcatgcgtgtgtgtgtcaaatatatgttagtatgtgtaatgttttttttttgttggcttaatgtatttttatgcataatttaaaaaaatattaacattctgcactcctgtatattctctataagtatggaaaatttcatactcctccgtccgcgcaatttacgtaaaaagggtataaagtttttgcttcacgtattaataatatagtatttaaaaaacgtaatttgttttctttttaagaaCTTACACCAAGAAGAAATAACATCTAACTGACTTTTATGCTAATcattttttatggtttttttttttattgcttagatggatggacgagctcacagcccacctgatgttaagtggttactggagcccataaacatctacaacgtaaacgcgccacccaccttgagatataaggtctcagatctcaaattacaacggctgctcaacccttcaaaccgaaacgcattactgcttcacggcggaaataggcggggtggtggtacctacccgcgcggactcccaagaggtcctaccaccagtgattacgcaaattataattttgcgggtttgatttttattacacgaggttattccttcaccgtggaagtcaagcgtgaacatttgtagagtacgtatctcattagaaaaattggtacccgcctgcgggatttgaacaccgttgtatcgctacatacgaatgcaccggattttatcctttaggccatgacgactataatatataaatatcttcAAACTTACAGCCCTAAAGGAatgtaatttgaatattttcttcttagcaatataaaactaatgtaaaaataataaacttggATTTTGGGCTCATAAATACCATCCgtattttgttaacattttagtttttatggttTCCGGTAAACTTGCCATCAAAGCACAAAGCAGGTATTGGTAGCGTCGGTCGATTTAATATTACTTGAAGTACGACTATCTTAatcaccggtcaccgccctcgtcgaacccgtcgcttgcgacgaagggctcgacgagcgaattaacccatagacacagcccactgagtttctcgccggatcttctcagtgggtcgcgtttccgatgattctgcgaagcattgctcttgctagggtcagtgttaacaacactccggtttgagccccgtaagctcacctgcacacgttagggcgaagctgaaatagcctctcaaggctaggaATAggtgggatttttttttatcttaatcaATATATTTGTGCGTATTTCgatattgcaattttttttttattatatgatttattttatttattattataaatttatatcgaGTTAGTATTTACACAATGCGTTCGTGAAATTGTGACATTAATAGATACCACATATCAGGTATGGTGCTCCAAACTACTAAATAGTAGTTTAAAGCACAGAACTTCGTATTTTCATGTTTCTACACGTCATGTGTTTGCTTGATAAGTCCACCGTCAGGTCAATGACCGCGCGGTCAATTTTAAGTAAACGGATACATTGCGATATTGCCAGTCCGACTGTCTAGTTCTTATTACATGCGTACTAGAAACTAAACAATATTCTCAAGGATTTATTCAGCAAGAGGAGAAATGTACTAGGTCATGGGTACAACTTATTATGATCGCGtgtcatttattttgtttgcttGTTTATAATATCCTTAGTGACGGCAATTATGTGACATTGCCGCTAAATTCCAGTCACTGACAACGCTAAGTGACAGAGGTAATATAGGGTGTTGTTTTTAGGTTTATAACAAAAATGTTTGAAAATTGCAGTCACTAGTAgaattaatttttaagtttaaCGAACACACCCTGCGGTTATGATTTTTAACGCAAATATGAGAAATGCTAGAATAGTAAATAAGAAGCAATCATGTGCCGGTTTGAGGGCTAGGATAGCCACTATACCGTCCGCCGTCACGTCGTGCGGTTTGCTCGTTCTTGTCACAGTTTGACACCAGGTAGACTGAGAAAATGTTTACGTATGGGAACTTGGAATGTAAGAGTacgaataccgtggactgccatgaGAACTAAAGTCCATTCTTAGGGagctaaacatccgaaaaaggctctctgccatctgccgggaacgtgttatgagcttcttcggacacatcttGCGTTCTCCCAGacgaattagagaagctcataatttcaAGAGCGTCGTGGGCAGAACATCaaccagatggtcagatctggtaaaAGAAGCGATTGGTGGTAATCTATACCATGCGGTCTATGCCACCCACAATCGAACACTGGAGGAacatcacatgtggtcgcgatacttagcagtgagggaacgatgaagaagagaCTGAGCTACTTGgtgcaatttttttctttttattgcttagatgcgtggacgagctcacagcccacctggtgttaagtgattactggagcccatagacatctaccacgtaaatgccgccacccaccttgagttataagttctaaggtctcagtatagtgcaTTATAGATTATTGAATAAATCAGTTTAGTTTTTGTATTTACGTTTATTAAATTGTGTCTATGTATTGTGATTGTCAGATGGAACTTCGCGAACATGAGCACGTGGTGGAGTGCGTGTCGTGGGCCCCCGAGGCTGCCGCCGCCGCCATCAACGAGGCCGCCGGAGGAGACAACCGCCGCGCCAACCACACCGGACCCTTCCTCGCCAGCGGCTCGAGGGACAAGTCCGTTAAGGTACTATACATATACACTACACATACGTACATTATTTAAACTAGAACATGGGTCTGTAAACTTTGGACGCGCCTCAAAATCAACCAAAATATACTAGACTATAATAATTAGAGAGATGTTTCGGGTTAGGGATATTTTCGAATTTGGATTTTGGATTTAGAATTACAAAACTTGtgatggtaattttttttgtcttctaATATAATTCTAATATAAGTTGCCGACAactgtattaaaatatatagtttattgaagttaatgttttttataatatataaattaccaTTTGATATCTGATGAatgatattgatattataatttacgtaattactggtggtaggacctcttgtgagtccgcacgggtgggtaccactaccctgcctatttttgccgtgaagcagtaatgcgtttcggtttgaagagtgggcagccgttgtaaccatactgagactttagaacttatatctcaaggtaggtggtgcatttacgttgtagatgtatatgggctcaggtaaccacttaacaccagctgggctgtaagctcgtccaccaaactaagcaataaaaataaaaatatatctgaaataaaataatagtattaaaaaGAATCGGGCTCAATTTTCAAGTTCGagaattttaataatagtattaaGAAAATGatgtaaattattgtatttttttagcgCCATTAAACTATATTCAATCGAGATCGCTAGATGCGCCTTGTAgcttagaaaaaatatctcCAACGAATTATTGAATATTGAGAATGGACGGTTCACCAGATCTGGGAGGTGAGCACGGGCCAGTGCCTGGCGACGCTGGTGGGGCACGACAACTGGGTGCGCGGCGCGGCGTGGCACCCCGGCGGCCGCTACCTGCTCACCGCCTCCGACGACAAGACCCTGCGCGTCTGGGACGTCGCGCACACGCGCTGCCTCAAGACCCTCTATGCGCATCACCACTTCGCCACCAGCCTCGGTATCCTATACCTCATTATCCTTTCCTACTTTACTTtgcttgcgtcgtattcctcactgctgagggtcttttttttccttcctaagctgatggtcttgagtgACCATATCAGCTTCGCGTTCTGGACAAAAAGTCCCACTGTAATTGagacttaaaatttaaacatcTGTGTCATTATGAAGTAATGTCTTCTATCCTTTTCTAAtagaatcgttttttttattttcagatttCCACAGAAGCTTGCCATACGTGATATCGGGCAGCGTAGATCAGACCGTCAAAGTTTGGGAGTGTCGCTAGAAGCATTGCCATTTTAGTAACTTAAACTCACCGATGATATCtttatcattatattttcaCGTTCGATAGCTACAGTGAGGGCAAATCAATTACGCGGGGTCGTTCAGTTCGCATCCAACAATATTGATTTTGCTTTCATTCATCATTGTGGTTTATTTCGTACAGTTGACGATGCTATGTCTGTACACGCACTTTCATGATCTAGATCTATCCGGCTCAAATTGAATTTGTAATCCGTTTATATTTTTGGCATAGATTCGCACATTCCATTAAAATACGATCCTAGATAGTTATCAGCTTGTTCTTGCTTCCGTAACGTGTACAATGTCAGTTCTCTATAACCGATGACGTAGCATTCGTCCTATAACGTTCACCCGATCGAAACGTTGGAGTGGGGagtaaaagctgtgttataatttaacatttcaataatctgttttattttatagttattGTTTATTCGTAAGAATGTGttagttaataaattttatttcgtacGAATAGTTAAATGATTTCTACAATGTCAGCTCTAGAAGAACTTGTACcttgatttgtttatttttaatttagctatgttaaattttatattgatgATTATTCATGACAGTCATCTACAAAATAGTCATACTGATCAGCACATGTCATTAGAGCACCAGAATGCCTGTTCATCCTCCCATCTGCAATGTACATAGACTGTAGATGTTCGTCTCAACTCGATATGATGTTCATTACGTTTGTTGGCTGGCAACGCTAACAGCATTAATGAATGTCTATGGAGACCGCAACTCTATGTGCATACATTTACAAATCGTTTTTAAACGAAACTGCAACTTAGTCAACGCGCTTTTACAATATCAGTTTCATATGGACTTATTTTAAGTTTTGGCAATTCAAAACTTTAACTATAAGTTAGTGCGTtatattttgatgtttttttttttattattattaataattatttatttatagtgaggttttttttaactttaacgTCTCAAACGAAAATTGCTGTTTTAGGTGCATTGAATTGCTATTTGTGTGTTTTTCAAGTTTGTCTTTACATTTTACGTCATTATCAATTTATCAtacagtaaattaatttaaattaaaatgtgtgATTAtacgattaatatttttactttcaaCTTCATATTCGCGGTAGCTAGATTCATATAAACGAATGCCTATTTAGTTCAATATATaagttatttattgaattatttgtgttgcCTGGTAAAATAATCGATTACGTAGTTCTAATAAAGTATGTATGGTGTAATTTTATATTCTGCTTTGCCGTTACGGCTAGTGCATGAGTAAAATATGAATGCCCTGTGTATTACTCTTGAGAGCTAGCCAGCATTATCGCTAATATTGTATTAGACGTAGGCCTTGCTGCTTTCCCGcagtatatatagatgtatcTTAAAATATGCTTACGTTACGGCAATGATGTTAgctataaaatatgtaatagaTTGTTTCTTAACGAACATTAGATTTGCTTAATATCATATAAATCCATATGCCGTGTTCAAAGAGATTATAAAACTAATTCGAAATAGCTATTATATCTAACATGCTCTTATCTTAAGATTATCAATCACAATTCACCGAACTACTAAAATAATACAACAGTATCTAAATTCTTGTATTGTGATAAATATTTGTAGATAATATTACAACTTggggttttaaaaataataacaatgataATTCCGAATATTCGTCTAATTTCAAATTTGTATCAATATCAGAATAAGAAgttaaagaaatattattagTTTACGCATTTAGATGAAATGCTTGTACAACCATAATAGTATGATCTCTTTGAAAAATGGTAGTTTGCAAAGTAGAATGTGTATGATGCATAATTTTAAGATGTTTGTAATACAATTTATTGAATAAAGTAGGTATTTGCACTCACCAGTTTATGCttaaatatattagaaataaaagctAAAAATGTTTGCATAACGTGTGAAGAAATATCTTGTTTCCTTCTAGTACTAAATACAAATAGCGTGGCAGTCTTGTATGTAAACAACATTTACGATTTGCCTGTATTCATGGAAAATTACCAAAACTAAATGTACATTTGGTTTAATgttttctgtaaataaataaacaattaaatacctAATTTAttccaaaggtttttttttatttcgtattcgaattataataaaattggaaCAACCATATAATATGTATCGAATCTTTTTCAAacagttatataatttttaacaatAGTAGATTCCGCCACTGGAGCAGTTCATCCCTACTACCTACCTGGAagtgttgtttaatttttcattatgcTATTCCTCGCGTACTTCACGGTATTCCCAAAGCGTAACGAGATCTTCAAACCTCaaccaccggtcaccgtcctcgccgaatccgttgcttgcgacgaaggggtcgacgagtaaattaacccatagacacagcccaatgagtttctcgccggatcttctcagtgggtcgcgtttccgatccggtgatagattctgcgaagcagtgcccttggtagggccagtgttagcaacactccagtttgagccccatgagctcacctacacgtcaaggagaagctgaaatagctcctcaaggctatcagtataggtaggaaaaaaaacgaggTTCGAAGATAGTACCCACAGGTATGCAAACTCCCATGCCATTGCTTTGAAAGGACTCTCTTGGCTATCGTTAGATAATATCCACAAGTGACGGTGATAACACTTGTTGACTTGTTTGCCTGCGAAAACactaaaataaagtaatataaagaaaacgtaaacagtaaaattactggtggtaggacactgCACGGgtattaacatcgtgtaataaaaatcaaacccgcaaaattataatttgcgtaatcactggtggtaggacctcttgtgagttcgcatgggtgggtaccaccaccctgcctatttctgccgtgaaacagtaatgcgtttcggtttaaagggtggggcagccgttgtaactatactgagaccttagaacttatatctcaaggtgggtggcgggtttacgttgtggatgtctatgggctccattaaccactgaacaccaggtgggctgtgagctcgtccacccatctaagctattaaaaaaaaccttataataAAGagtagattatttaaaaaaaactgtaacatCGAATTGACTATGTACCCGATCGACTGAGaggatataaaataatacataagtaatctacgaataaataataagtctatttattcgtagtacataataaaatatattaacatttgttcagagtgggggtatccaCCTGATTAATTCATGGAATAAcggacacacctaatctcttgatccagataaaaatatcagccctTAAGTACTTACtaagaacgaagaaatataaaccgcttataagaaagcccgctcgttcgaatCTGTTCGTTTGGGACTACAAAAATGTgcacggtagcgcggtctccgtcaatgttcattcggagttatccgattgcgctgaactgactttaagtgatgaaatagatgttttttctaattatctcacaacttacaggaaaaatctcgCGGATaatttcccaagtaaatataaattaatcgtaAGTAATTATATGTAATcaagttttagttatatatttttatttttgttgtcaatGCACTGGCGAAATATAtttagtgtataatctatgct encodes the following:
- the LOC101736689 gene encoding lissencephaly-1 homolog isoform X2, with the protein product MKMVLSQRQREELNKAIADYLGSNGYNDALEAFKKEADMTGEMDRKFGGLLEKKWTSVIRLQKKVMELESKLSEAQKEFIEGAPTRAKRTPTEWIPRPPEKFCLTGHRATITKVIFHPVFSLMVSSSEDATIKVWDFESGEYERTLKGHTDSVQDIAFDHHGKLLVSCSADMSIKLWDFNQTFECIKTMHGHDHNVSSVAFSPSGDIVYSASRDKTIKAWEVATGYCIKTYKGHREWVRMVRVSPDGTLLASCSNDQTVRIWNADTNECKMELREHEHVVECVSWAPEAAAAAINEAAGGDNRRANHTGPFLASGSRDKSVKIWEVSTGQCLATLVGHDNWVRGAAWHPGGRYLLTASDDKTLRVWDVAHTRCLKTLYAHHHFATSLDFHRSLPYVISGSVDQTVKVWECR
- the LOC101736689 gene encoding lissencephaly-1 homolog isoform X1, whose translation is MKMVLSQRQREELNKAIADYLGSNGYNDALEAFKKEADMTGEMDRKFGGLLEKKWTSVIRLQKKVMELESKLSEAQKEFIEGAPTRAKRTPTEWIPRPPEKFCLTGHRATITKVIFHPVFSLMVSSSEDATIKVWDFESGEYERTLKGHTDSVQDIAFDHHGKLLVSCSADMSIKLWDFNQTFECIKTMHGHDHNVSSVAFSPSGDIVYSASRDKTIKAWEVATGYCIKTYKGHREWVRMVRVSPDGTLLASCSNDQTVRIWNADTNECKMELREHEHVVECVSWAPEAAAAAINEAAGGDNRRANHTGPFLASGSRDKSVKIWEVSTGQCLATLVGHDNWVRGAAWHPGGRYLLTASDDKTLRVWDVAHTRCLKTLYAHHHFATSLGILYLIILSYFTLLASYSSLLRVFFFLPKLMVLSDHISFAFWTKSPTVIET